A stretch of the Oncorhynchus clarkii lewisi isolate Uvic-CL-2024 chromosome 9, UVic_Ocla_1.0, whole genome shotgun sequence genome encodes the following:
- the LOC139415946 gene encoding butyrophilin subfamily 1 member A1-like: MSRMLWLKNRRPESRKNTAEFDINQARSHEVDVTLDVDTAHPKLKINGKSLQWIDESQQRNINIENCFDEEPFVLGNMGRAWKSYWEVNVKKDDWVLGVAKAMAHRKGPLVFRPTGGFWVIRLSNGQCLKAMEDEEHVLDKGIPDKVGIYLDYQEKKVTFFNADDGSLIYSFIDGPSYQDDVLPLFSPWNNDAKPIAILSITAT, translated from the exons ATGTCAAG GATGTTGTGGCTCAAAAACAGAAGACCAGA ATCCAGGAAGAACACTGCAGAGTTCG ATATAAATCAAGCACGCTCACATGAAG TGGATGTTACTCTGGATGTGGACACAGCTCACCCTAAGCTGAAGATAAATGGGAAATCACTACAGTGGATAGATGAATCACAGCAGAGAAACATTAACATTGAGAACTGTTTTGATGAAGAGCCTTTTGTGTTGGGCAATATGGGCCGTGCATGGAAGAGTTACTGGGAGGTGAATGTGAAGAAGGATGACTGGGTGCTTGGCGTTGCCAAGGCAATGGCTCACAGGAAGGGGCCACTGGTTTTCAGACCAACAGGTGGCTTCTGGGTAATCAGACTTTCCAATGGGCAATGTCTTAAAGCAATGGAGGATGAAGAACATGTTCTTGACAAAGGTATTCCAGATAAAGTTGGTATCTATCTGGATTATCAGGAAAAGAAGGTGACTTTCTTTAATGCAGATGACGGTTCACTCATCTACTCATTTATTGATGGACCAAGTTATCAGGATGATGTCCTGCCACTTTTCTCACCCTGGAACAATGATGCAAAACCAATCGCAATTTTGTCCATCACAGCAACATAG
- the LOC139415936 gene encoding butyrophilin subfamily 2 member A1-like, producing MKVFSYLQLTLRYTFLGPAVRRVMEPLIHKVCLLTFLVVFDATSSVADLSLIVPPDPVVASAGDDIILPCNLSPQSSAVDMDIRWFKEGDFTNPLYLYKSRTGEEGEGYKGRVSLLTQELERGNLSLLLKNVKVSDKGRYKCQASRLDWIQEPAVVLQVTKQGSVPRISMRKHHRVFIQLSCSSENWYPEPHMLWTDRSGKEITSAETERPKQKEGGILYSITSHLRIRMDQLEGVTCAVMSKGKGTILESALQQMTEEFYLSSMPDRVYISAFIIPVFLALVCITASMLYVLHQRRALQEKLKPMNGVKTKLKETENEKIQCLAELNEKDKLMEITGTIPDAVWTLMLHHLADVTLDPDTAHPRLTVSDKNKCVKFGDLRKESRTEKRFEEIRCVLGVKGYDTGRHYWEVDLGEKTQWSVGVAQDPENRGSNIQMIPKNGYWSIRLDNGVLKAVEQSLKVLPIELKPLRLGVLVDYEGGNIVFFNVEKKCHIHSFTGTFTKKLYPFFGPLFDCKKELKISQDITLQAEK from the exons ATGAAAGTGTTCTCATATCTACAACTGACTCTCCGGTATACTTTCCTGGGACCAGCAGTCAG ACGCGTAATGGAACCTTTGATTCACAAAGTCTGTTTGCTAACTTTCCTCGTCGTCTTCGATGCCACTTCATCTGTTGCAG acctcAGCCTCATAGTCCCTCCTGACCCTGTAGTGGCCTCTGCTGGGGATGACATCATCCTTCCCTGTAATCTCTCTCCTCAAAGTAGTGCTGTTGACATGGATATCAGGTGGTTTAAGGAGGGAGACTTCACTAACCCCCTGTATTTGTATAAGAGCAGaacgggggaagagggggagggctATAAGGGCAGAGTGAGTCTGCTCACCCAGGAGCTGGAAAGAGGCAATTTATCGCTGCTGTTGAAGAATGTCAAGGTGTCAGATAAGGGACGCTACAAATGTCAGGCCAGCCGCTTGGATTGGATCCAGGAACCAGCTGTTGTGCTACAAGTTACAA agcagggcagtgtccccaGGATCTCCATGAGGAAGCACCACAGAGTTTTCATCCAGCTCAGCTGCAGCTCAGAGAACTGGTACCCAGAGCCTCACATGCTGTGGACGGACAGGAGTGGGAAGGAGATCACctcagcagagacagagagacccaaACAGAAGGAGGGGGGTATCCTGTACTCCATAACCAGTCACCTGAGAATAAGGATGGACCAACTGGAGGGGGTCACATGTGCGGTGATGTCAAAGGGCAAGGGAACCATTCTAGAATCAGCATTACAGCAGATGACTG AAGAGTTCTACCTCAGCAGTATGCCTGACCGGGTCTACATATCTGCATTTATTATTCCTGTTTTTTTGGCACTGGTGTGCATCACTGCATCTATGCTCTATGTCCTCCACCAGAGAAGAG CTCTTCAGGAAAAACTGAAGCCGATGA ATGGCGTGAAGACAAAGTTAAAAGAGACAGAAAACG AGAAAATCCAGTGTCTTGCAGAACTCAATGAAAAGGACAAGTTAATGG AAATAACTGGAACGATTCCGGATGCAG TTTGGACCTTAATGTTGCATCATCTTGCAG ATGTGACTCTGGACCCTGACACTGCACACCCCAGACTCACAGTATCTGACAAAAACAAGTGTGTTAAGTTTGGAGACCTACGGAAAGAAAGCAGAACTGAGAAGAGGTTTGAGGAAATACGTTGTGTCTTGGGAGTGAAGGGATATGatacaggtagacattactgggaAGTTGACCTGGGGGAGAAGACTCAGTGGAGTGTTGGAGTCGCCCAGGACCCAGAGAACAGAGGTTCAAACATCCAAATGATTCCAAAGAATGGCTACTGGAGCATCCGTTTGGATAATGGAGTATTGAAAGCAGTTGAACAGTCTTTGAAAGTCCTTCCCATTGAACTGAAACCTTTGAGGCTGGGGGTGTTAGTGGACTACGAGGGGGGAAATATAGTATTTTTCAATGTTGAGAAGAAATGCCACATCCACTCCTTCACCGGAACATTTACCAAGAAACTCTATCCATTCTTTGGTCCTTTGTTTGATTGTAAAAAGGAACTTAAAATCTCACAAGATATAACCCTTCAAGCTGAGAAGTGA